The genomic segment GTGGCGTCCACCAAAAAACAGTCTATTTCAGTGAGTTTGCCTTCCAGCGACCGCATGTCCCCAGCGGTCATCACGCCCGTCACACTGTTGCCGGCGTTGTCTATCGCTTTGTATTGGTAGTCAGGCATTTTTATTCCGTAGGGGCGCGGCGCGCCGTGCCCTTACAAATTAATAGGGGCTGGGCGGTCATTTCACCACCCGCAGCACTTCCTCCACGGTGGTCAGTCCTTCAATCGCCTTGTGCACTCCGTCTTCTAGCATCGTCTTCATGCCAAGCTCCGAGGCCATTGCCCGGATCTCGCTGGCCCCGGCCTTGGACACGATCATGTTGTGGAAATCTTCCGTGATATGCATCACCTCGTATATCCCCACCCGGCCCCGGTATCCTGTGCCCGAACAGTTCTTGCACCCCTCTCCCTTATAGAAAGTGTGCGGCACATTGTCCGGCAGCTTTATATCAAGCCCGAAAAGAAGCTTCTCCGGCTTTTCCACCAGTTTCTTGCATTCCGGGCATATTTTGCGAACAAGCCTCTGCCCCACCACGCAGGACAACGCCGAGGCAAGCAGGTACGGCTCCGTCCCCATGTCTATCAACCGAGGCACCGCTCCGGCGGCGTCGTTCGTATGCAGCGTGGAAAGCACAAGATGCCCAGTCAGCGCCGCGCGCACGGCAAGCTCGGCTGTCTCCTGGTCCCTGATTTCGCCCACCATTATCACGTCCGGATCCTGCCGCAAAAGAGCGCGCAGACCCGCCGCGAAGGTCATGCCGACATCGGGCTGCACATGGGTCTGGCGGATGATAGGCAATTGATATTCAATCGGATCTTCCAGGGTGAACACGCTTTTCTCTATCGCGTTGACCAGACCCAATCCGGCGTACAGCGAGCTTGTTTTACCGGAACCTGTCGGCCCGGTCACCAGTATTATCCCGTGCGGCAGGTTGAGCGCCGCGGTGAATGTCTCCTCGTCATGTTTGCCAAAGCCAAGCGAGGGGAGGGAAAGATTGACGTTTTCCTTGTCCAACACCCTGATGACAATGTTCTCCCCGTGGTTTGTGGGAAGGGTGGAGATACGAAGGTCTATTTTCCGCAGCCCCATCATGAAGTTGATACGCCCGTCCTGGGGGATGCGCCGCTCCGTCACGTTCAATCCGCCCATGATTTTCAGCCGCGCCGTGATGGCCGACTGCAGAGGCTTTGGCATCAGAACGTCCTGGCGCATCACCCCGTCCACCCGCATCCGGATCCGAACGATCTTCTCGTCCGGCTCCACGTGAATGTCCGTCGCCCGGTTTTTCACCGCCAACGCCACGATCTGGTCCACAAGGCGGATCATGTGGGCCTCTTCCCCGGCATCCTCGCCCACCGAAAGGGCGCCTTTCTTCAATATCTGGTCCATCGTTTCTTCGATGGATCCCCCCTGGGCATAATGCCTCTCCAGAGCCTCCATTATCTCCTGCTCGGGAGAGGTGACCACGTCCACAACTAGCCCGGAGGCCTGCTCCACCGCGTCTATGGCCATCACGTTGAGCGTGTCCACCATGGCGATGGTAAGAGTGTTGCCTTCGCGGCTTAACGGGAGTATCTGGTATTTTTTCGCGATATCGTAGGGGACAAGCTTTATCACGTCCGGGTCTATCACGCTCCCCTTGACGTTGACTATCTCCGCGTGTGTCTCTTCCGCGAGCACCGCGGCGATGACGTCCTGGGTTATGAAACCGAGGCTTTCAAGAGCGTCGCCAAGATATATCCCGAGACGCTTCTGTTCTCGAAGGGCGAGGTTTAACTGGGCTTCGGAAATGAGTCCGGCTTCCAGAAGCCGCTGGCCCAGCGGTTTCTTTTTTTTCTTCACATCCGCTTTGTTTTCGGAAGTCATAATTCGCCGAAAGAATCACCCGCAAAGCGGGCTGTCTTCATAAAAACGGCGGCGGGAGCGTAAAAACTCCCGCCGCCTATTTTAAACATTACCGTCAGTTGTGCGCAAGATAGATATACATGGCGCCTGCCCCGTCAGACTTCACTTTGCCGCGCGCCTGTTTCTGCGCCGTGGTCAAAGCGGAGTCCCCGGAATCCAGAATGGACTCCACCCTGTCAAAGTCCGACGCCGCAACACCGCCGAAGACCAGCGCCACAACCTGGTTGGACGTGGTGGTCTCGGCCGTGCCGTTGCTGTTCAGGTCCCAGCCCGTCGCGTCGTTGTTGGCCACCGTGGCCGTTCCGGCGGCGGTGTTTATGTTCACGCTTGTGCCCACCGACGCGGAAGAAAGCGCGTCGATATACGGCCCTTTCCACTTGGCCCAAAGGCCGGTTGTCGTAGTGGTGCCGCCATTTGTTGAAAGGGCGGTCTGAAACGCCGCGTCCGGCGTGCTCACGGTTCCAGCGGCCACAAGGCTCTGCAGGGATCCGATGTCCTTATACCATTTGGTGACTGCGGTCTGATATACCTGCACCTCGGCGGCGGTCTTGGTCGCCTTTGAGTCCGCTATCACGTCGAATATTTTCGGTACCACCATCGCGGCCAGTATGCTGATAACAGCCAGCACACCGATCATTTCAATTAGTGTAAAACCGTCCCTGCGCCTTATCATCCTGCCCCCCATGCTTTGTTAGTTAATTTATACCTGGTGCACAAACCACGATTGCATCATATTGAGTTCACCAATCTGGCGTCCCGTCTAAACGCTGGATCGTATCAGGACATATTTCAGTGTCAGAATTTGTGTATATTGACACAAAATAACTTCCAATGTCAACAGTAT from the Nitrospinota bacterium genome contains:
- the tadA gene encoding Flp pilus assembly complex ATPase component TadA; the encoded protein is MTSENKADVKKKKKPLGQRLLEAGLISEAQLNLALREQKRLGIYLGDALESLGFITQDVIAAVLAEETHAEIVNVKGSVIDPDVIKLVPYDIAKKYQILPLSREGNTLTIAMVDTLNVMAIDAVEQASGLVVDVVTSPEQEIMEALERHYAQGGSIEETMDQILKKGALSVGEDAGEEAHMIRLVDQIVALAVKNRATDIHVEPDEKIVRIRMRVDGVMRQDVLMPKPLQSAITARLKIMGGLNVTERRIPQDGRINFMMGLRKIDLRISTLPTNHGENIVIRVLDKENVNLSLPSLGFGKHDEETFTAALNLPHGIILVTGPTGSGKTSSLYAGLGLVNAIEKSVFTLEDPIEYQLPIIRQTHVQPDVGMTFAAGLRALLRQDPDVIMVGEIRDQETAELAVRAALTGHLVLSTLHTNDAAGAVPRLIDMGTEPYLLASALSCVVGQRLVRKICPECKKLVEKPEKLLFGLDIKLPDNVPHTFYKGEGCKNCSGTGYRGRVGIYEVMHITEDFHNMIVSKAGASEIRAMASELGMKTMLEDGVHKAIEGLTTVEEVLRVVK
- a CDS encoding prepilin-type N-terminal cleavage/methylation domain-containing protein — encoded protein: MIRRRDGFTLIEMIGVLAVISILAAMVVPKIFDVIADSKATKTAAEVQVYQTAVTKWYKDIGSLQSLVAAGTVSTPDAAFQTALSTNGGTTTTTGLWAKWKGPYIDALSSASVGTSVNINTAAGTATVANNDATGWDLNSNGTAETTTSNQVVALVFGGVAASDFDRVESILDSGDSALTTAQKQARGKVKSDGAGAMYIYLAHN